The Cellulophaga sp. L1A9 genome window below encodes:
- a CDS encoding CHAP domain-containing protein, with amino-acid sequence MSKEPTGECFCNKDFTTEDLKRIIRDVRYNTFYRDAKNRKQHISLMHKDHQLFHASNDIPSSDQNNFDRLTEILNTSFEKRGITKCSHKIHYLANMYVETQYFSKLEEDGNNHRYMPYKGRGFIHITWDTNYIAYSDVPGHENIFGGTNYKKVTSSLELAADTGSWFWETNKVNEFAKKDDIFGTSKTINAPKATKTHQVNGYKMRRAAWIKFKEAFNNYPYNCVTDASKNPREYGEGVLEEMRKWADEHVQYTMESSTPLRTKFDKAALEKLDCSEFVCRYLHKLGITDTVKHVSTGDMVTQESFRTALGSNNIDHIDNSEKSDFMPQRGDIFVWRKIGSGHTGIVHSIDGDNITILESIGMNGSSDENYNNENEGYEGYNCTRTSVYQKNGGALASHAGWKGYFRPKNYAKQL; translated from the coding sequence TTGAGTAAGGAACCTACTGGCGAATGTTTTTGTAATAAAGATTTTACTACGGAGGACTTGAAAAGAATTATTCGTGATGTACGTTACAATACTTTTTACAGGGATGCCAAAAACAGGAAACAACATATTTCCTTAATGCATAAAGACCATCAATTATTTCATGCTAGTAATGATATTCCATCATCAGATCAAAATAATTTTGATAGGCTTACGGAAATATTGAATACTTCGTTTGAGAAACGTGGCATTACCAAGTGTTCTCATAAAATACATTATTTAGCAAATATGTATGTAGAAACACAATATTTTTCAAAACTTGAAGAAGACGGTAATAATCATAGATATATGCCCTATAAAGGACGTGGTTTTATTCATATAACTTGGGATACGAATTATATAGCATATTCAGATGTACCTGGACATGAAAACATTTTTGGTGGAACTAATTATAAAAAAGTTACTAGTAGTTTAGAATTAGCTGCCGATACAGGTAGTTGGTTTTGGGAGACAAATAAAGTAAATGAATTTGCAAAAAAAGATGATATTTTTGGAACCTCTAAAACGATAAATGCTCCAAAGGCTACAAAAACACACCAAGTTAATGGGTACAAAATGCGTCGTGCTGCATGGATAAAGTTTAAAGAAGCTTTTAATAACTATCCTTATAACTGTGTTACCGATGCTAGTAAAAACCCACGTGAATATGGTGAAGGTGTACTAGAAGAAATGCGTAAATGGGCTGATGAGCATGTACAGTATACTATGGAAAGTTCTACACCTCTTAGAACTAAGTTTGACAAAGCTGCTTTAGAGAAGCTAGATTGTTCAGAGTTTGTGTGTAGATATTTACATAAATTAGGAATTACCGATACTGTAAAGCATGTTTCAACTGGAGATATGGTTACCCAGGAAAGCTTTAGAACAGCCCTAGGAAGTAATAATATTGACCATATAGACAATAGTGAAAAAAGTGACTTTATGCCTCAAAGAGGAGATATATTCGTTTGGAGAAAAATTGGTAGCGGTCACACAGGTATTGTTCATAGTATAGATGGTGATAATATTACAATTCTAGAATCTATTGGAATGAATGGTTCTTCGGATGAAAACTATAATAACGAAAATGAAGGCTATGAAGGATATAATTGTACCCGTACTTCTGTATATCAAAAAAATGGTGGAGCTTTAGCCAGTCATGCTGGTTGGAAAGGATATTTTAGACCTAAAAATTACGCAAAACAATTATAA
- a CDS encoding M23 family metallopeptidase: MNYRKFYREEVKGITDLHLKPGFLKEFGFDYCKDNTLSNNEGSWPVKEFHNGLKRRFGSPFGPRYGGHHNGIDINFGSGYDYYGALVIATHDGIITQAEENIQNGAGRRISIKSTDGAFVTKYFHLSVILIDKGDKIKKGQVIGEIGSPPSATYPQPWRTSVKCV; encoded by the coding sequence ATGAATTACCGTAAATTTTATAGAGAAGAAGTAAAGGGTATTACTGATTTACATTTAAAACCAGGATTTTTAAAAGAATTTGGTTTTGATTATTGTAAAGATAATACTTTATCAAATAATGAAGGAAGTTGGCCAGTTAAAGAGTTTCATAATGGTCTTAAAAGAAGATTTGGAAGTCCTTTTGGCCCAAGATATGGAGGTCATCATAATGGAATTGATATAAATTTTGGTTCTGGATATGATTATTATGGTGCTCTTGTAATAGCTACCCATGATGGTATTATAACACAGGCAGAAGAGAATATACAAAATGGAGCAGGTAGGAGAATTTCTATAAAGTCTACGGATGGAGCTTTTGTAACAAAATATTTTCATTTAAGTGTTATTTTGATAGATAAAGGAGATAAGATTAAAAAAGGGCAAGTTATTGGTGAAATAGGTTCTCCCCCTAGCGCGACATATCCACAACCCTGGCGCACTTCTGTGAAGTGTGTCTAA
- a CDS encoding YARHG domain-containing protein: protein MKKFILFILLFSILSCKGQTESKEVVSSFEYLSEEVLKTKSKKELRLLRNEVFARKGYVFKSEDLNTYFKTKDWYTADASVKVTLSDEEKSYIDKVKSIESPNQKIDKCLDYINENIKKVYPISQSVMESNKWGLNIYLGDYYESNYDRIKSVVREEGIHCVGFYFYNINCNTETETILVKAYCNEQPIFHILSIKGSKIIKIIKVVDSSLRTSDYDSVTSGYHDIDFKLEKGKFEVYKIYKILDEENSTEQNRYPVKEIRRELVSKYKLTENGIVEF, encoded by the coding sequence ATGAAAAAATTTATATTATTTATATTACTATTTAGTATTTTGTCCTGTAAAGGACAAACAGAATCGAAAGAAGTAGTTTCATCATTTGAGTATTTATCAGAAGAAGTATTAAAAACAAAATCCAAAAAAGAATTACGTTTACTCCGTAACGAAGTTTTTGCAAGAAAAGGTTATGTTTTTAAAAGTGAGGATTTAAATACATATTTTAAAACTAAAGATTGGTATACTGCTGATGCTAGTGTAAAAGTTACTTTATCTGATGAAGAAAAAAGCTATATTGATAAAGTAAAAAGTATAGAAAGCCCTAATCAAAAAATAGATAAATGCTTAGATTATATTAATGAAAACATTAAAAAAGTTTATCCAATATCCCAAAGTGTAATGGAGAGCAATAAATGGGGTCTAAATATATATTTAGGTGATTATTATGAAAGTAACTATGATCGTATAAAGTCTGTGGTTCGTGAAGAAGGTATTCATTGTGTTGGATTTTACTTTTATAATATAAATTGTAATACTGAAACAGAAACAATTTTAGTCAAGGCTTACTGTAATGAACAACCTATTTTTCATATCCTAAGTATTAAAGGGAGTAAAATTATTAAAATAATAAAAGTAGTCGATTCATCGCTAAGAACTAGTGATTATGATAGTGTGACTAGTGGTTATCATGATATTGATTTTAAATTAGAGAAAGGTAAATTTGAAGTGTATAAAATCTATAAAATTTTGGACGAAGAAAATAGTACAGAACAAAACCGATATCCAGTTAAAGAAATTCGTAGAGAGCTAGTATCTAAATATAAACTTACTGAAAATGGTATAGTAGAATTTTAA